Proteins encoded by one window of Desulfovibrio ferrophilus:
- a CDS encoding TRAP transporter small permease, which yields MQLLRAVNTFFNKYLSMLIAVAFSMMTLLIFAQVVCRYVFQDPLSWSEELARYIFIWLTFCGASVAFYENTHIKVSYFIERIGNPRLQAGMFLIADALCLWFLWVFVTDGVVVASRVLSLGQVSSSMGFIPVGIVYLAVPIGSLFMALNVLYHALMHVQTILGKS from the coding sequence ATGCAATTGCTGCGAGCGGTGAACACGTTCTTTAACAAATACCTGTCCATGCTGATCGCGGTGGCCTTTTCGATGATGACCCTGCTGATCTTCGCGCAGGTGGTCTGCCGCTACGTGTTCCAAGATCCGCTGTCCTGGTCTGAAGAGCTGGCACGTTACATCTTCATCTGGCTGACCTTCTGCGGTGCCAGTGTGGCCTTCTACGAAAATACACATATCAAGGTGTCCTACTTCATCGAGCGTATCGGCAATCCGAGGCTCCAGGCGGGTATGTTCCTGATCGCCGACGCTCTGTGCCTGTGGTTTCTGTGGGTCTTCGTCACGGATGGTGTCGTGGTGGCCTCGCGGGTTCTGTCCCTGGGACAGGTCTCGTCCTCCATGGGCTTTATTCCCGTGGGTATTGTCTACCTCGCTGTGCCCATCGGCAGCCTGTTTATGGCCCTCAACGTCCTGTACCACGCGCTGATGCATGTCCAAACCATCCTTGGCAAATCCTAG
- a CDS encoding TRAP transporter substrate-binding protein, with protein sequence MKQGIRRILLFVFAVTLLAVPGMAQAKTVLKLGHLAPIDHPYHAGAMLLSGMVAKKSHGDMEIKVFPANQLGKQRELVEGAQLGTVDMVLTSDVLLSSFEETMGVLNMPFLFRDIEHVGKVLDGPVGQELSANLAKKGLVVLGYWENGFRHITNSKHPINTPADLKGLKVRTPSGYIFIESFKDFGASPTPMAFGELYSALQLGTVDGQENPVAHVVTQKFYEVQKYLSLTGHIHVSEPLVMSKVIYDSLSPEQQKILHESAAEIAVWSRAKVAEEASEKLEFLKTKMKVNTAQRKTFAAASEALYEHYEGKFGALIKEIKSAI encoded by the coding sequence ATGAAACAAGGTATCCGACGCATTCTGCTATTCGTCTTCGCCGTGACTCTGCTGGCTGTGCCCGGTATGGCCCAGGCTAAAACCGTGCTCAAGCTGGGGCACTTGGCGCCCATCGACCATCCGTACCACGCCGGGGCCATGCTGCTCAGCGGCATGGTCGCCAAGAAAAGCCATGGAGACATGGAGATCAAAGTTTTCCCGGCTAACCAGCTTGGCAAACAGCGTGAACTGGTTGAAGGCGCGCAGCTTGGCACTGTGGACATGGTCCTGACTTCCGACGTGCTGCTGTCCAGTTTCGAAGAAACCATGGGTGTGTTGAACATGCCCTTCTTATTCCGTGACATCGAGCATGTGGGCAAAGTTCTCGATGGTCCAGTGGGCCAAGAACTGTCTGCTAACCTGGCCAAAAAGGGCCTGGTGGTGCTGGGTTACTGGGAGAATGGCTTTCGTCACATCACCAACTCCAAGCACCCCATCAATACCCCCGCAGACCTTAAGGGCCTGAAGGTGCGTACCCCCAGCGGTTATATCTTCATTGAATCGTTCAAGGACTTTGGTGCGTCTCCCACGCCCATGGCCTTTGGCGAACTGTACTCGGCTTTGCAGTTGGGCACCGTGGATGGCCAGGAAAATCCAGTGGCCCACGTCGTGACCCAGAAGTTCTATGAGGTGCAGAAGTACCTGTCCCTGACTGGTCACATCCATGTGAGTGAGCCGTTGGTCATGAGCAAAGTGATCTATGACTCTCTGTCCCCAGAGCAGCAGAAGATCCTGCACGAGAGTGCCGCTGAGATTGCCGTTTGGAGCCGTGCCAAAGTCGCCGAGGAAGCGAGCGAGAAGCTCGAATTCCTCAAGACCAAGATGAAGGTGAATACCGCTCAGCGCAAGACCTTCGCAGCCGCCTCCGAGGCCTTGTATGAACATTACGAGGGCAAGTTTGGCGCACTGATTAAGGAAATCAAATCAGCCATATAG
- a CDS encoding isocitrate lyase/PEP mutase family protein yields MKKTTRLRNLLAAKELLVAPGAYDMLSAKIIEAVGFNAVYLTGYGQSASMLGQPDVGLLTMSEMVQRAASMAEAVDVPILADGDTGYGNPVNVMRTVREYEKAGVCAIQLEDQVFPKKCGHMLGRKVIPQEEMIQKIKAACDARIDEDFVIIARTDARTDLGLQAALDRAAAYKEAGADLLFVESPESEEEMRKINEAFPEAFTLANMLEGGRSPMPNVAEMEEMGFNIAIYCTGPLYAAANAVRGYCETLRKDTTTKNIWDELLTFQEFNDFIGLNKYYEAEKKYA; encoded by the coding sequence ATGAAAAAGACAACCCGTCTTCGCAATCTGCTTGCTGCCAAGGAATTACTCGTCGCTCCCGGCGCATACGATATGCTCAGCGCCAAAATCATCGAGGCCGTCGGCTTTAACGCTGTGTATCTGACCGGCTATGGCCAGTCTGCCAGTATGCTCGGACAGCCCGACGTGGGGCTGTTGACCATGAGTGAAATGGTCCAGCGCGCCGCCAGCATGGCCGAAGCTGTGGATGTGCCCATCCTCGCCGATGGTGACACCGGTTACGGCAACCCTGTCAATGTGATGCGCACTGTGCGTGAGTACGAGAAAGCAGGTGTTTGCGCCATTCAGCTCGAAGATCAGGTCTTCCCCAAAAAGTGCGGCCATATGTTGGGCCGTAAGGTCATCCCCCAAGAAGAAATGATTCAAAAGATCAAGGCCGCTTGCGATGCGCGCATCGATGAGGACTTTGTGATCATCGCCCGCACTGACGCCCGCACCGATCTCGGTTTGCAGGCAGCTCTGGACCGTGCCGCTGCTTACAAGGAAGCGGGCGCCGACCTGTTGTTTGTTGAGTCTCCCGAGAGCGAAGAGGAGATGCGCAAAATCAATGAGGCGTTCCCTGAGGCTTTCACGCTGGCCAATATGCTCGAAGGTGGCCGCAGCCCCATGCCCAACGTGGCCGAGATGGAAGAGATGGGCTTTAACATCGCCATCTACTGCACCGGACCTCTGTACGCCGCAGCCAATGCCGTGCGTGGCTACTGCGAAACTCTGAGGAAGGACACAACGACCAAAAATATCTGGGACGAGTTGCTGACCTTCCAGGAGTTCAACGATTTCATCGGGTTGAACAAGTACTACGAGGCCGAGAAAAAATACGCCTAG
- a CDS encoding PAS domain S-box protein — translation MFDQVPIFNGLRAALRESARLRGTAVFLVALMVVLTVTGYEAAHMMRMENRRAAHELSAKLVAEQIRVILHERLDMAKRLARNPTIIQIYDQGSPNALDSRTLLNTVNEMAATSLIYTLSDTGRTFASADSLEAPLVGKNYGFRPYFKQAMNNEISIYPAMGAFTSKRGVHLAVPIYGDKHDTPLGVLVMKIGMEEIDEILASQPNKMAMASPEGVMLSTNQDGWLLHSLAPLTLGVRQRLRKSRQFGPDNIPPLQYDLSGQRVRMDKEWYNIIRVPLSIPGWNIISCQANLTPAPLTLFQTFLITGGTSITGGMATLIFFLAVNIQNRKHTERKLRRTEEKYRSIFENAVMGVYQSTIQGRFLEASPSMATILGYDSPADLIESVQDMRDIYYDANDRDVWLRLLTEHTQFTGFETRYLTKNGDPIWVSLSSRLARGEEHEGEFIEGFCLDVSEKKEAIEALRRERDILSRIMTTSPASIVLSDARDNVTYANARAEQLLGIRPLPYGGGFTRPEFSIFTLDGAPIPEDETPANRARREMAMVRKDRCVLRWPEGREIIVSVSIAPMFGPGGDVVELVSLYEDITPIVRAEREAAEQQQQLFEADRMIAMGVLTSGIAHEINNPNTYILSSAQTLADAWEQARVILDEFYEENGDYELGGIPYSILRETLPSLNTRILDGSRRIGRIIKELLVFSRRDMGEATEAVDLNRVISTSEILLSSMIRKSTDHFNMNLCPGELVVQGSFQRLEQVLINVIQNACQALPDAGRAITVSSEKRGELALVMVHDEGQGISQKNLGRVMDPFFTTKRDCGGTGLGLAVSSTIVHDLDGSIHFDSHEGRGTTVTLTFPLKRGIDSSGDFDAE, via the coding sequence ATGTTTGACCAAGTGCCGATTTTCAATGGCTTAAGAGCCGCCCTCCGTGAATCTGCCCGTCTCCGAGGAACCGCCGTCTTTCTGGTGGCCCTCATGGTGGTCCTGACCGTAACCGGTTACGAGGCCGCGCACATGATGCGTATGGAAAACCGACGGGCAGCCCACGAGCTGTCTGCCAAGCTCGTTGCCGAACAAATCAGGGTCATACTCCATGAACGCCTCGACATGGCCAAACGCCTGGCCCGAAACCCCACCATCATCCAGATATACGACCAAGGTTCGCCCAATGCTCTGGATTCGCGCACGCTCTTGAACACGGTCAACGAAATGGCCGCCACCTCGCTCATCTACACGCTCTCTGACACCGGACGGACTTTTGCCAGCGCGGATTCTCTAGAGGCTCCACTGGTGGGAAAGAACTACGGGTTCCGCCCCTATTTCAAACAGGCCATGAATAACGAAATCTCCATCTACCCAGCCATGGGCGCGTTCACCAGCAAACGTGGCGTCCACCTGGCAGTGCCCATCTACGGTGACAAACATGACACCCCGTTAGGCGTGCTGGTCATGAAAATCGGAATGGAGGAAATCGACGAAATTCTCGCATCACAGCCCAACAAAATGGCCATGGCTTCACCGGAAGGAGTGATGCTCTCCACCAATCAAGATGGTTGGCTGCTGCATTCACTGGCCCCGCTCACGCTCGGGGTACGCCAACGTCTGCGCAAAAGCCGCCAATTCGGGCCAGACAACATCCCGCCGCTGCAATATGACCTCTCCGGCCAGCGCGTGCGCATGGATAAGGAGTGGTACAACATCATCCGGGTACCGCTCTCCATCCCCGGCTGGAACATCATCTCCTGCCAGGCGAACCTGACACCCGCACCACTGACCCTGTTCCAAACCTTCCTGATCACAGGAGGAACGAGCATCACTGGCGGCATGGCGACATTGATCTTTTTCCTGGCCGTAAACATTCAAAACCGCAAACACACCGAGCGCAAATTACGACGAACCGAGGAGAAGTACCGCAGCATCTTTGAAAATGCTGTTATGGGCGTCTACCAGAGCACGATACAAGGTCGTTTCTTGGAAGCCAGCCCATCCATGGCGACCATTCTGGGCTACGACAGTCCCGCCGACCTCATTGAATCCGTGCAAGACATGCGTGACATCTATTACGACGCCAATGACAGAGACGTGTGGCTACGGCTATTGACCGAGCACACGCAGTTCACAGGCTTCGAGACCCGCTATCTCACGAAGAACGGCGATCCCATCTGGGTTTCACTATCCAGCCGCCTGGCCCGCGGCGAGGAACATGAAGGGGAGTTCATTGAAGGATTCTGCCTTGATGTCAGCGAAAAGAAGGAAGCCATTGAGGCCCTGCGGCGTGAACGCGACATCCTGTCGCGTATCATGACGACCAGCCCCGCCAGTATCGTACTCAGCGACGCACGAGACAACGTGACCTACGCCAATGCGAGGGCCGAGCAGCTCCTGGGTATCCGGCCGCTGCCGTATGGAGGAGGATTCACACGGCCTGAATTCTCGATATTCACTCTGGACGGCGCCCCCATCCCCGAGGATGAAACACCAGCGAATCGTGCCCGCCGGGAAATGGCTATGGTACGCAAGGACCGCTGTGTACTGCGTTGGCCCGAAGGCCGCGAGATCATCGTCTCGGTGTCCATCGCCCCCATGTTCGGTCCCGGCGGCGACGTGGTGGAACTGGTGTCGCTTTACGAAGACATCACCCCCATCGTACGCGCAGAGCGCGAGGCCGCCGAGCAACAGCAGCAATTGTTCGAGGCAGACCGAATGATCGCCATGGGTGTTCTGACCTCGGGTATCGCCCATGAGATCAACAACCCCAACACCTACATTCTGTCCTCGGCCCAAACCCTTGCCGACGCCTGGGAACAGGCACGGGTGATACTCGATGAATTCTACGAGGAGAATGGCGACTATGAACTGGGTGGCATCCCTTACTCCATCCTGCGCGAGACACTGCCATCACTGAACACCCGCATCCTGGACGGTTCGCGACGTATCGGACGTATCATCAAAGAGTTGCTGGTGTTCTCACGACGGGACATGGGTGAGGCCACCGAAGCTGTGGACCTGAACCGCGTCATCAGCACCTCCGAGATTCTGCTTTCCAGTATGATCCGCAAGAGCACTGACCATTTCAACATGAACCTGTGCCCAGGCGAGCTTGTGGTGCAGGGCAGTTTCCAACGTTTGGAGCAAGTACTCATCAACGTTATCCAAAATGCCTGCCAAGCCCTGCCGGATGCGGGCCGTGCCATTACGGTCAGCTCTGAAAAGAGGGGTGAGCTAGCCCTCGTCATGGTCCACGACGAGGGCCAAGGCATATCCCAGAAAAACCTTGGACGAGTCATGGACCCGTTCTTCACCACCAAGCGCGACTGCGGAGGAACGGGCCTGGGCTTGGCCGTGTCTTCCACCATCGTGCATGACCTCGACGGGTCCATCCATTTCGACTCCCATGAAGGCCGGGGCACCACTGTCACCCTGACCTTCCCCCTCAAGAGAGGGATAGATTCCTCTGGAGACTTCGATGCCGAATAG
- a CDS encoding sigma-54-dependent transcriptional regulator encodes MPNSEQKRFRTLAVDDEHEVLESFRLTLLAGGMRDVQTCDDGREVLSILDADPSIRLVLLDLIMPYMGGQSLLKSIQETHPEVVVVVITALDDLNTAVECMKDGAFDYLVKPVEKVRLLSCVKRAYEHQFMVSENRALKKRVLSDTREHPKAFEGVVTRSPAMLSLFQYAEAIAASPEAVLITGETGVGKELVARGIHAMSGRKGKLVSVNVAGLDEQSFSDTLFGHRKGAFTGAHSNRDGLLKTAENGTLFMDEIGDLTPALQVKLLRLLQEREYYPLGSDLPRKADVRILVATHRNLREDSGGVPFRRDLYYRLQTHLVHIPPLRKRKEDLPLLVNHFLALTAAKLDKKTPSAPKELVSLLSSYSFPGNIRELETMLFDAVGKHRGGLLSLTSIKERIFEGHVENHHEGEEDDGRTSIFTHADTLPTLHEARIQLIEEALRRSGNNQSVAARYLGISQPALSRHLKRQQSENQ; translated from the coding sequence ATGCCGAATAGCGAACAGAAACGATTTCGAACTTTGGCTGTGGACGACGAGCATGAAGTGCTGGAAAGCTTTCGCCTGACGCTCCTTGCCGGAGGCATGCGCGACGTGCAGACCTGTGATGACGGACGCGAGGTGCTGAGCATCCTCGACGCAGACCCTTCCATCCGATTGGTACTCCTGGATCTGATCATGCCCTACATGGGAGGCCAGAGCCTGTTGAAATCCATCCAGGAGACGCATCCAGAGGTGGTGGTAGTGGTCATCACCGCCCTGGACGACCTGAACACCGCCGTGGAGTGCATGAAGGATGGGGCGTTCGACTATCTGGTAAAACCCGTGGAAAAAGTGCGGCTGCTCTCGTGTGTGAAACGGGCTTACGAGCACCAATTCATGGTCAGCGAAAACCGGGCACTCAAGAAGCGAGTGCTGTCGGACACACGGGAACACCCCAAAGCCTTTGAAGGCGTGGTCACGCGCAGTCCAGCCATGCTTTCACTATTCCAATACGCCGAGGCCATTGCAGCTTCGCCCGAGGCCGTACTCATCACCGGCGAGACCGGCGTGGGCAAAGAACTTGTGGCGCGAGGCATCCATGCCATGAGCGGACGAAAAGGCAAGCTGGTGTCCGTAAACGTCGCGGGATTGGACGAACAAAGCTTTTCTGACACGTTGTTCGGCCATCGCAAGGGGGCTTTTACAGGTGCCCACAGCAACCGCGACGGACTTCTGAAGACTGCCGAGAATGGGACCCTGTTCATGGACGAAATCGGCGACCTGACTCCCGCCTTGCAGGTCAAACTATTACGGCTATTGCAGGAGCGCGAATACTATCCCCTGGGTTCCGACCTACCGCGCAAGGCCGACGTGCGCATCCTGGTGGCAACCCATCGCAACCTCCGCGAGGACTCAGGCGGCGTGCCCTTCCGGCGCGACCTGTATTACAGACTACAAACACATCTCGTCCACATCCCGCCGTTGCGTAAACGCAAGGAAGACCTTCCCTTGCTGGTGAATCATTTCCTGGCGCTGACGGCGGCCAAACTGGACAAGAAGACGCCCAGCGCGCCCAAAGAACTGGTGTCACTGCTGAGCAGCTATTCCTTCCCCGGCAATATCCGTGAACTGGAGACGATGCTGTTTGACGCGGTGGGCAAACACCGGGGCGGATTACTGTCCCTGACCTCCATCAAGGAACGCATCTTTGAAGGACACGTCGAAAACCATCATGAGGGGGAAGAGGACGACGGTCGCACAAGTATATTCACTCACGCGGACACGCTGCCCACGCTGCACGAGGCACGCATCCAGCTCATTGAGGAGGCTCTGCGGCGTTCAGGGAACAATCAGTCTGTAGCCGCCCGCTATCTGGGTATCTCCCAGCCAGCCCTCAGCAGGCATCTCAAACGTCAGCAGAGTGAAAATCAATAG
- a CDS encoding YifB family Mg chelatase-like AAA ATPase has product MLAKVSTAALLGIDAFRVELEVDLSRSGMPAFTMVGLAEGAVRESKERVFTALKNSGFRIPPSRITVNLAPADMRKEGSGYDLPLAAALLAASGVLPQVALDGWMLAGELSLDGQLKAVPGILPLALKAREQGARGLIVPPGNAAEAAVVEDVAVYAPETLADVVRLLTGELILEPVAPGVKALWEGRSGFHVDFSEVKGQEHAKRAIEIAAAGGHNLLFMGPPGSGKTMLASRIPTVLPPLEFDEALEVTKIYSVAGLLNGESLKVSRPFRSPHHTISHPGLVGGGAYPRPGEVSLSHRGVLFLDELPEFKKHVLEVLRQPLEDGHVTISRAAVSLTYPADVMLVAAMNPCPCGYLGDNKHACACSARQVGQYRSRISGPLLDRIDLHVEVPAVPYQDLKQSGVGADSASMRGRIEAARTVQANRYVGLPVRTNADLSGKLLDEHCAPGERGQDFLGKAVNSLGLSARAYTRILRIARTIADLEGAEHIGVPQLAEAVNYRSLDRGKS; this is encoded by the coding sequence GTGTTAGCCAAAGTGTCCACAGCCGCCCTGTTGGGTATCGACGCCTTCCGGGTTGAATTGGAAGTCGATCTGTCCCGCTCCGGGATGCCAGCCTTCACCATGGTTGGTCTGGCCGAGGGCGCAGTGCGCGAGTCCAAGGAGCGTGTCTTTACCGCGCTCAAGAATTCGGGTTTTCGCATTCCCCCCTCAAGGATTACGGTCAACCTCGCACCGGCAGACATGCGCAAGGAAGGCAGTGGCTATGACCTGCCTTTGGCAGCGGCTCTGCTGGCGGCTTCGGGCGTGTTACCGCAGGTGGCGCTGGATGGCTGGATGCTGGCGGGTGAATTGTCGTTGGATGGTCAGCTCAAGGCCGTTCCGGGGATTCTTCCCTTGGCCTTGAAGGCCCGTGAGCAAGGGGCCAGGGGCTTGATCGTGCCTCCGGGTAATGCCGCCGAGGCCGCAGTGGTGGAAGACGTAGCGGTGTACGCGCCCGAGACTTTGGCTGATGTCGTCCGCCTGTTGACCGGAGAATTGATACTGGAGCCCGTCGCGCCAGGTGTGAAGGCGCTGTGGGAAGGCCGCTCCGGGTTTCATGTGGATTTCTCCGAGGTCAAGGGCCAGGAACACGCCAAGCGGGCCATCGAGATCGCAGCGGCTGGTGGGCATAACCTGCTGTTCATGGGCCCTCCGGGCAGTGGCAAAACCATGCTGGCCTCGCGTATCCCCACGGTGCTGCCTCCTCTGGAGTTCGACGAAGCTCTGGAAGTGACCAAGATTTATTCCGTTGCTGGTCTTTTGAATGGCGAATCCCTGAAGGTTTCGCGCCCGTTCCGCAGCCCGCATCATACAATTTCCCATCCCGGGCTGGTGGGTGGCGGTGCCTATCCCCGCCCCGGCGAGGTCAGCCTGTCGCACCGGGGAGTGCTGTTTCTGGATGAACTGCCCGAGTTCAAGAAGCATGTGCTGGAGGTGTTGCGTCAGCCCCTGGAAGATGGACACGTGACCATCTCGCGGGCGGCAGTGTCTTTGACCTACCCAGCGGATGTGATGCTGGTGGCGGCCATGAACCCCTGCCCGTGTGGCTATCTTGGTGACAACAAGCACGCTTGTGCCTGTTCGGCGCGTCAGGTGGGGCAATATCGCAGCAGGATCTCCGGGCCATTGCTTGATCGAATCGATCTGCATGTGGAGGTGCCGGCGGTGCCTTATCAGGACTTGAAGCAGAGTGGTGTTGGTGCGGATTCGGCGTCCATGCGTGGGCGTATCGAGGCCGCGCGAACGGTGCAGGCGAATCGCTACGTTGGATTGCCCGTGCGCACCAATGCGGATCTATCGGGCAAGCTGTTGGATGAGCACTGCGCTCCTGGTGAGCGGGGCCAGGACTTTCTGGGCAAGGCCGTGAACAGTCTTGGCCTGTCGGCCCGCGCCTATACGCGGATTCTGCGCATTGCTCGCACCATTGCCGATCTTGAAGGCGCTGAGCACATCGGGGTGCCGCAACTGGCCGAAGCCGTGAATTACCGCAGCCTGGACCGGGGGAAGTCCTAG
- a CDS encoding VWA domain-containing protein, giving the protein MRRFAITAFALLSILIMQTPTTALAATKTNLVLIFDASGSMWGQINGKAKITIAKEALDGIVKDLPDDIDIGLVTYGHRRKGDCDDVETLVPLGPIDKQAFLTKIKDINPKGKTPIVRSIRMTAEAIKHLEDETTLLLVSDGEETCDPDPCAFVAELKKLGINFVMHVVGFDVGGETEAQLKCMAEAGGGEYFPASDADKLKGALDTVVKKTVAKNLVVNCFDDKKTPVSVMISVLDPSGKLVASDGGRRVSFGLAPGTYTLKINPDTLSENKVIKNVTVTADQVTRKDIVFGKSQVIVTMKDGDGSDVPGYIRIVDQKTEQYVKEGDHKGASSGFIVSPGEYVVDMECSNTGRRIKSEAFTLRSGENRNINGICANARIGVLVVDENGKAVTGYIRIVDIPTDSYADEADSRSSMRFFEVPPGRYKVDVECPNESRLRSLPFGIGQGQENQVTVNCRTKVIKTTLPKPDDVISTPPQSNNSAVQPPVQASQSATAAPPKQTVRETKPPSQSTALPPTQSPQDMQAMADQMQALAQTQAAAAQADAMAQMQATMAQMQGNQLPQLPQTPTQQAAASGADARLTDKDMNENPKDIALPQAADGPAGYSAQRPTAEDHGAQATGTVGAPPSHVDYSNVGAQDTGGGLSDQDEHPEQGHNPYAGMSKEEMQAAFARDMGMQGPQGTGNHNRDNWQLGKAYPLQCKRHENTLGNRLDTCTQQAQNQGRSDILGRIQTARTNLAALAKQREQRVPKDVLQQTLNRCVQEVHAIQISLAQGQ; this is encoded by the coding sequence ATGCGCAGATTCGCCATAACTGCATTTGCATTGCTGTCAATCCTCATCATGCAAACACCTACTACGGCTCTTGCAGCTACAAAAACAAACCTTGTCCTCATTTTCGATGCCTCGGGCAGCATGTGGGGACAGATCAACGGCAAGGCCAAAATCACCATCGCCAAGGAGGCTCTCGACGGCATCGTCAAGGACCTCCCCGACGACATTGATATTGGCCTCGTCACATACGGACACAGACGAAAAGGCGACTGCGACGATGTAGAGACACTTGTCCCCCTCGGTCCCATCGACAAGCAGGCCTTCCTGACCAAAATCAAGGACATCAACCCCAAAGGCAAGACCCCCATCGTCCGTTCGATCCGCATGACCGCGGAAGCCATCAAGCACCTTGAGGACGAAACCACTCTCCTGCTCGTCTCCGACGGAGAAGAAACCTGTGATCCCGACCCCTGTGCCTTTGTTGCCGAACTCAAGAAACTGGGCATCAATTTTGTGATGCACGTGGTCGGCTTTGATGTTGGAGGAGAGACGGAAGCTCAGCTCAAGTGCATGGCCGAAGCTGGCGGCGGAGAATACTTCCCGGCTTCGGATGCGGACAAACTCAAGGGCGCACTGGACACCGTGGTCAAAAAGACCGTGGCCAAGAATCTTGTCGTGAATTGCTTCGATGACAAAAAGACGCCCGTCTCCGTCATGATTTCCGTGCTCGACCCATCCGGCAAGCTCGTTGCCTCCGATGGCGGAAGACGTGTCAGTTTCGGCCTCGCCCCGGGAACATACACCCTGAAAATCAACCCGGACACCCTGTCTGAAAACAAGGTCATCAAAAACGTCACTGTGACTGCGGACCAGGTCACCCGAAAGGACATTGTTTTTGGCAAATCACAAGTCATCGTAACAATGAAGGATGGTGATGGGAGCGACGTCCCGGGCTATATCCGCATTGTGGACCAGAAGACCGAACAATATGTTAAAGAAGGCGACCACAAGGGAGCATCCTCCGGCTTCATCGTATCACCAGGTGAATACGTGGTGGATATGGAGTGCTCCAACACTGGCAGGCGTATTAAGAGCGAGGCATTTACCCTCCGATCTGGTGAGAACAGAAACATCAACGGCATCTGTGCCAATGCGCGAATCGGTGTGCTTGTCGTCGACGAAAACGGCAAAGCAGTCACCGGCTATATCCGCATCGTCGACATTCCCACGGACTCCTATGCGGACGAGGCTGATTCCCGATCCTCAATGCGCTTCTTCGAAGTACCGCCGGGCAGGTACAAGGTCGACGTAGAATGTCCGAATGAATCACGCTTGCGCTCCCTTCCTTTTGGCATCGGTCAGGGCCAGGAAAACCAGGTGACCGTCAACTGTCGCACCAAGGTTATTAAGACGACCCTGCCCAAACCTGATGACGTAATCTCGACACCACCGCAAAGTAACAATTCAGCTGTACAGCCCCCAGTCCAGGCATCGCAATCCGCAACAGCAGCACCCCCCAAGCAGACTGTGCGCGAGACCAAGCCACCGTCGCAGTCAACAGCACTGCCCCCGACACAATCGCCTCAGGACATGCAGGCCATGGCCGACCAGATGCAAGCGCTGGCCCAGACACAGGCCGCAGCGGCCCAAGCCGACGCCATGGCCCAAATGCAAGCCACCATGGCTCAAATGCAGGGCAATCAACTCCCGCAATTACCACAGACTCCGACCCAGCAGGCAGCAGCCAGCGGAGCGGATGCCCGCCTCACGGACAAAGACATGAATGAAAACCCCAAGGACATCGCGCTGCCGCAGGCGGCTGACGGTCCGGCCGGATATTCAGCCCAACGGCCCACGGCAGAAGACCATGGCGCACAAGCCACTGGAACCGTTGGTGCACCCCCTTCCCACGTGGACTATTCCAACGTCGGTGCCCAGGATACGGGTGGAGGTCTCAGCGACCAGGACGAACATCCAGAACAGGGTCACAATCCATACGCAGGCATGTCCAAAGAGGAGATGCAGGCCGCCTTTGCTCGGGACATGGGCATGCAGGGACCGCAAGGAACAGGCAATCACAACCGAGACAACTGGCAATTGGGCAAGGCCTATCCATTGCAGTGCAAGCGACATGAGAACACGTTGGGCAATCGGCTCGACACCTGCACCCAGCAGGCTCAAAACCAGGGCCGTTCGGATATCCTAGGAAGGATACAAACCGCCCGCACCAACCTTGCTGCCCTCGCCAAGCAACGCGAGCAAAGGGTCCCAAAGGATGTGCTGCAGCAGACCCTGAACAGATGTGTCCAAGAAGTTCACGCCATCCAGATCAGCCTAGCGCAGGGACAATAA
- the lepB gene encoding signal peptidase I: MNPKWHEVLREWVEALIFALLLALFIRSFVVQAFKIPSGSMLQTLQIGDHLLVNKFLYGIKLPFTDITLFSVSDPEFGDVIVFEYPKDPSKDYIKRVIGLPGDTIEVVDNHLVRNGQAVDEPYLAGLPPRNPMVRTHFGPVKVPEGHYFMMGDNRNNSMDSRYWGFVGRDAIVGKAWRIYWSWASLLDVRWSRIGSLVE; the protein is encoded by the coding sequence ATGAATCCCAAATGGCATGAAGTTCTACGCGAATGGGTAGAAGCCCTGATTTTCGCTCTGCTGCTCGCTCTGTTTATTCGTTCTTTCGTGGTTCAGGCGTTCAAGATTCCTTCGGGGTCCATGCTCCAGACCTTGCAGATCGGTGATCACCTGCTGGTCAACAAGTTCCTGTACGGCATCAAGCTGCCGTTTACGGACATCACGCTGTTCTCGGTGTCCGATCCCGAGTTTGGTGACGTCATCGTCTTCGAATATCCCAAGGACCCCAGCAAGGACTACATCAAGCGCGTGATCGGTCTGCCCGGCGATACCATCGAGGTGGTGGATAACCATCTGGTGCGTAATGGTCAGGCCGTGGACGAGCCGTATCTGGCCGGATTGCCGCCGCGTAACCCCATGGTGCGGACCCACTTCGGCCCAGTGAAGGTGCCCGAAGGGCATTACTTCATGATGGGAGACAATCGTAATAATTCCATGGATTCCAGGTACTGGGGATTCGTCGGGCGTGATGCCATCGTGGGCAAGGCCTGGCGCATCTATTGGTCATGGGCCAGCCTGCTGGATGTCCGTTGGAGCCGTATCGGTTCTTTGGTGGAATAG